In the genome of Candidatus Glassbacteria bacterium, the window GCATGTCTTCGGGCCCGCAGACAATATCGGCTCCCATCTCTCCGGCGCGATCGATCAGGCCGAGGAGTTTATCCAGGTGGGCCTGGCTCATCGCCCTTACCTTCGTGGAGTCGTAGCCGGCCTTGAACGGGTCCTGGCGCGGCGAACCGGTGGCCTGGATCACCGCTACTTTCGTCTTGCCCGGCGGCGCAGCGGATATACTCGCCAACCCGCCCGTCAGGCATAACGCCGCCAGAAAAACAGTCGCCATATTCAGCATGTGCCGCATCAGGTGCCTCCTTGAGTATTTGGAACGGAAAGCCTGTCAGTGTATTATGAGATAATGGATGGCGTGAATCAAGTCCCGCCACGCGCCACTGCTCAGAAAGACATGAATTTTTTGAGGTGCCTGCTGTCGCCTACCAGCACCAGCACGTCGCCTTCCTCGATCACGTCATCGCCGCGGGGGACAAAGTGCATTTCCTCGTCGTTTGCGGCCGCACCGGCCTGCCCGTTATCCCGTTTTTTGCGGATCAGGATTACCTGGACGCCGAACCGGCGGCTGATATCCAGCTCGCGGATCGTCTTGCCGCGGAAGTTCCAGGGGGCCTCGACTTCCACCATCCGGTAGCCGTCGACCAGCTCGACTGTTTTCCGGTCCGGATCACGGACCAGGCTGTCGGCCACGAAACCGCTCATGTCCTGCTGGATAAACGCGCGGCGGTAGGCCTGCATCACGTCGTTGTGCCGCACCACCCCCACCGGCACGCCCGGATTCTCGGGGTCGACAACGGGGACTTCCTCCAGGCCGTGGTCTCCAAACCGGCGGATAACCTCGTCAAGCGTTTCATCGGCGCTCAGCACCGGGAATTCGAGCTGGGCCACGTCCTGAGCCACCAGGATATCGCGAAGGTTGTCGTCGCGCATCAGCTCGAGGATTTTCTGCAGCGGGATCAGCCCCGATATTTTACCTCTTTCGTCCACCTGGACATAGGTGTGTTGGGGGTGGGTTATCGCCCGGCGAATCAGGGTGGAAAGCGGCTCGCCCTCCTCGACAGTCGTAACCTCGTTGGTCATCACGTCACTCACCTTGAGGCCCCGCAGGACATTCAGGTCGCGTCCGCGGTACAGGTTCAGCCCCCGGCGAATCAGCTTTCTGGTATAGATTGACTCGCCGCCCAGCAGCCAGTGGCTCAGCAGGGCGCTCAGGATACAGGCGGTCATTACCGGCAGGATAATCCTGTAGTCGCCGGTCAACTCGAAAATGATCAGGATTACGGTGATCGGCGCTTGCATGGTCCCCGCGATCATTGCGCCCATCCCGGCCAGTGCATAGGAGCCGTAGGGCGCGGTCAAGTCCGGGAAGGCGAGATTGAACAGCGCGCCCACCGCCCCGCCCAGCATTGCGCCCTGGAACAGCGCCGGAGCGAACACGCCGCCGGAGCCTCCGCTGGCGATAGTCAGCGAGGTGGCCAGCACTTTGATCAGCACAAGTACGGCCAGCAGCATCAGCGGCAATTGGCTGTCCAGCGCCTGGTTGATCGCCTCGTAGCCCGAGCTGAACACATGCGGGAACCAGATTGCGATAATCCCGACCGCCAGGCCGCCGAAAGCCGGCTTGATCCACATCGGCAGCGGGATTTTCTCGAATGCGTCTTCGGAGCGGTAAAGCACGGAAACGAAAAACCAGGCCAGTGCCCCGGCGGCCAGGCCCAGGACCGCGTAAAACAGGTATTCGTAGTGGCTGACCATCGGGGGAGGGTGAAACTCGAACGAGGGGAAATCGCCGAGGAAATGACGGCTGACAACAGTGGCGGCCACACTGGAAATGATAATCGGGGTGACCTGGGCCAGGCCGAAATCGCCGAGGATCACCTCGATTGCGAATAACGCTCCGCCCAGGGGGGCGTTGAACGTGGCGGCCATCCCCGCGGCCGCGCCGCAGCCCACCAGGGTTTTCATCCTGCCTTCGCTGGCCCGCAGGAACTGCCCGACAGTGGACCCCAGTGCGCTGCCGATCTGGACAATCGGGCCCTCACGGCCTACGCTGCCGCCGCTGCCGAGGGTGATCGCGCTGGCCAGCGCCCTGGTGAACATCGTGCGCGGATTGATTTTTCCACCGTGCAGCACGATGGATTCCATCACCTCAGGCACCCCGTGGCCCTTGGTTTCCTTGGCGAAATACCTGAGCATCGGGGCCAGCACCAGCCCGCCGGCGGTGGGGATCAGCACGCGCTGCCACCACGGCAGGCTCCAGGCGTAGCTCAGCAGGTTATCGCCGGTGTCGCCGTGGAAAAAGATCAGCTTGACCACGTCGATCAGCCAGCGAAACCCCACCGCGCCGAGCCCCCCCAGCACACCGATCACCACGGCCACTATCAGGATCAGCCTGGATTCCGACCAGATGAAACGGGACGGGATTGCGGAAAAAATGTCCTTGAGTTTATCGCGCATGGACAGGGCCGGCCCTGCTGAGTACGAGGTTAAAATCAGGCTCAAAGCATAATTTTGGAATATAGTGAATATTCTTGGAAAACGCCATGATTAAAAGGTTTATGCAATCGTAAAGGTGGTGAAATGGTC includes:
- a CDS encoding CBS domain-containing protein encodes the protein MRDKLKDIFSAIPSRFIWSESRLILIVAVVIGVLGGLGAVGFRWLIDVVKLIFFHGDTGDNLLSYAWSLPWWQRVLIPTAGGLVLAPMLRYFAKETKGHGVPEVMESIVLHGGKINPRTMFTRALASAITLGSGGSVGREGPIVQIGSALGSTVGQFLRASEGRMKTLVGCGAAAGMAATFNAPLGGALFAIEVILGDFGLAQVTPIIISSVAATVVSRHFLGDFPSFEFHPPPMVSHYEYLFYAVLGLAAGALAWFFVSVLYRSEDAFEKIPLPMWIKPAFGGLAVGIIAIWFPHVFSSGYEAINQALDSQLPLMLLAVLVLIKVLATSLTIASGGSGGVFAPALFQGAMLGGAVGALFNLAFPDLTAPYGSYALAGMGAMIAGTMQAPITVILIIFELTGDYRIILPVMTACILSALLSHWLLGGESIYTRKLIRRGLNLYRGRDLNVLRGLKVSDVMTNEVTTVEEGEPLSTLIRRAITHPQHTYVQVDERGKISGLIPLQKILELMRDDNLRDILVAQDVAQLEFPVLSADETLDEVIRRFGDHGLEEVPVVDPENPGVPVGVVRHNDVMQAYRRAFIQQDMSGFVADSLVRDPDRKTVELVDGYRMVEVEAPWNFRGKTIRELDISRRFGVQVILIRKKRDNGQAGAAANDEEMHFVPRGDDVIEEGDVLVLVGDSRHLKKFMSF